One window of the Trypanosoma brucei gambiense DAL972 chromosome 5, complete sequence genome contains the following:
- a CDS encoding 65 kDa invariant surface glycoprotein, putative: MIRCSLVAVTFAGLLLRVVVANSNAKLTKDGALALCKLTDVADLVATKKADKIRKDTEGFADELKLWLDRLEHWLQTLETRAHSNNGYSKLSDADTKKVKEIYEKAKGKVSEQLPKAKEFGEEAGKRHQEVTEAAKRARGWGLDDEGQNSSGLHQLLEWYCGTKEDNANNQKCDGVKVKEHYLGRERNPIDCKGTGSTVPFYLDVTSGTMKEALENWERKKPKSDGEPVNNNWKANYDSAVKKMEELEESHEKGKKTVNDVSGFYNAAYALHSGLSAGKPLSEVLVEAKEASRKGAKFTNPGGAAPETTQRGIGTSTGESGATETTGGSTTISTGTGTTSGTEPEVVGADADFGDLLETSDRSALSSKIKESKVILMAVLIPVAILAIITAVVLVFVRRRRGNAEDVIDEKGEAVSSPDKKGGATSPCYRKE, translated from the coding sequence ATGATAAGGTGTTCCTTGGTTGCGGTTACCTTTGCAGGTTTACTGCTACGAGTGGTGGTAGCGAACTCGAATGCAAAGTTGACCAAAGATGGTGCGTTGGCGCTGTGTAAGCTGACGGATGTCGCTGATCTTgttgcaacaaaaaaagcagataAAATCAGAAAGGACACTGAAGGTTTCGCAGATGAGTTGAAACTCTGGCTGGACAGGTTGGAACACTGGTTACAAACGCTGGAAACCCGTGcacacagcaacaacggcTATTCGAAACTTTCGGATGCTGATACTAAAAAGGTAAAGGAAATATACGAAAAGGCGAAAGGTAAAGTGAGTGAACAACTCCCGAAAGCGAAAGAATTTGGCGAGGAAGCTGGAAAACGCCATCAGGAGGTGACCGAGGCAGCAAAGAGGGCGCGAGGATGGGGACTTGATGATGAGGGTCAAAACTCAAGTGGACTTCACCAGCTTTTAGAGTGGTACTGCGGAACGAAGGAAGATAATGCAAACAATCAGAAGTGTGATGGTGTTAAAGTAAAAGAACACTACTTAGGGCGGGAAAGGAACCCAATTGATTGCAAAGGAACGGGTTCTACAGTGCCGTTTTACCTGGATGTGACATCAGGGACGATGAAAGAGGCCTTAGAGAATTGGGAGAGGAAGAAGCCAAAAAGCGACGGTGAGCCAGTCAACAACAACTGGAAGGCCAACTACGACTCagctgtaaaaaaaatggaggaacTCGAAGAGTCACacgaaaaggggaaaaagacagTTAACGATGTATCTGGCTTTTATAATGCAGCGTACGCTCTTCATAGTGGATTGAGTGCAGGCAAGCCACTCAGCGAAGTTTTGGTCGAAGCCAAGGAAGCAAGCAGAAAGGGTGCAAAATTCACTAACCCTGGAGGTGCCGCTCCCGAAACCACACAGCGAGGGATTGGCACTTCAACTGGAGAGAGtggagcaacagaaacaacaggaggatcaacaacaatatcaacaggaacaggaacaACAAGTGGAACCGAACCAGAGGTCGTTGGAGCTGATGCGGACTTCGGTGACCTCCTGGAGACTAGTGATAGATCAGCACTAAGCAGTAAGATCAAGGAAAGCAAGGTAATACTTATGGCTGTTCTCATACCTGTCGCTATCCTCGCGATTATTACAGCTgtggtgcttgtgtttgtgagacGAAGAAGAGGTAATGCTGAAGATGTAATTGATGAGAAAGGTGAGGCAGTTTCTTCACCTGACAAAAAGGGTGGGGCAACCTCTCCATGTTACAGGAAGGAATGA
- a CDS encoding NADH-cytochrome B5 reductase, putative encodes MVRLALSFAASLTAGVFYAARPSNGIAVDCATKQPSSFSPDKFSAFKLISAQYESPDTRRLCFGLETAETPFHMPPGACIIARIKDNSGSEITYPFVPITPNNTKGRFEILVKKRLKDKMSGELFQLRPGEELHVKGPFVKILYKPNMWKSVGMLASGTGIAPMYRMLREILDNPKDNTHVSLVYANEKRGDILLANELSNLQATFNNFNMYLALQEVPHRWLGGIGEINEEMIRAFMPKPGERYTKILVAGPPELIKEIAGEKIFNEGMAPEQGPLKGLLKDMGYAESQVFKY; translated from the coding sequence atggtgcGACTCGCCTTATCTTTCGCTGCATCCCTCACTGCAGGTGTCTTTTATGCCGCACGTCCCTCTAATGGAATAGCAGTGGATTGCGCAACGAAGCAGCCATCAAGTTTCAGTCCGGATAAATTCTCCGCTTTTAAACTCATATCAGCGCAATATGAATCACCCGACACGCGCCGTCTTTGCTTTGGATTGGAAACAGCAGAAACGCCTTTTCATATGCCACCTGGCGCGTGCATCATTGCGCGAATTAAGGATAATAGTGGAAGTGAAATAACGTACCCTTTTGTACCCATTACACCAAATAACACAAAGGGACGCTTCGAAATTTTGGTCAAGAAGAGGCTGAAGGATAAGATGAGTGGCGAACTCTTTCAACTACGGCCCGGGGAGGAGTTACATGTGAAGGGTCCATTTGTGAAAATTCTTTACAAACCAAACATGTGGAAAAGTGTAGGCATGCTGGCAAGCGGCACAGGTATAGCACCCATGTATAGAATGTTACGAGAGATTTTAGATAACCCAAAAGATAACACACACGTGTCTCTCGTGTATGCTAATGAAAAGCGGGGTGACATTCTTTTGGCGAATGAACTATCGAACCTGCAGGCGACGTTCAACAACTTCAACATGTATCTTGCATTACAAGAGGTACCACATCGTTGGTTGGGCGGTATCGGGGAAATTAATGAAGAAATGATTCGTGCCTTTATGCCAAAACCTGGGGAGCGTTACACGAAAATCCTCGTGGCGGGACCTCCAGAACTAATAAAGGAAATAGCTGGTGAAAAGATTTTCAATGAGGGAATGGCTCCCGAGCAGGGACCACTGAAAGGGCTTTTAAAGGACATGGGCTACGCGGAGTCGCAGGTGTTTAAatactga
- a CDS encoding 65 kDa invariant surface glycoprotein, putative translates to MIRYSLVAVIFAGLLLRVVVASGSTKLNKEGALALCKLTDVADLVARRKADYIKDKTKGFEEELKLWLDRLEHWLQTLQDPGQSNNGYSKLSDADTKKVKDIYERAKDKLKEKLPEAEKYGEEAKKHCQSVTEAAKKARGWGLDDEGKNSSGLHQLLEWYCGTKEDNANNQKCYGVEIKYHYLGRERNPIDCKGTGYTAVFYLDVSSETMKQALEDWDKKKPEATDHDRNAWRADYTKTMDELTKLEESYSKGKKTCDDVSGFYNAAHVVHSGLSAGKPLSEVLVEAKEASKRGAKITNPGGAAPEATQRGVGTSTGESGATETTGGSSSSSSTGTGTTSGTESEVVGADADFGDLLETSDRSALSSKIKESKVILMAVLIPVAILAIITAVVLVFVRRRRGNAEDVIDEKGEAVSSPDKKGGATSPCYRKE, encoded by the coding sequence ATGATAAGGTATTCCTTGGTTGCGGTTATCTTTGCAGGTTTACTGCTACGAGTGGTGGTAGCAAGTGGGAGCACAAAGCTAAACAAGGAAGGTGCATTGGCGCTGTGTAAGCTAACGGATGTCGCTGATCTTGttgcaagaagaaaagcagatTATATCAAAGATAAAACTAAAGGCTTTGAGGAAGAACTAAAACTATGGTTGGATAGGTTGGAACACTGGTTACAAACGCTACAAGACCCTGGACAGAGTAACAATGGCTATTCGAAACTTTCGGACGCTGATACTAAAAAGGTGAAGGACATATACGAAAGGGCAAAGGATAAATTAAAGGAGAAGCTgccagaagcagaaaagtATGGCGAGGAAGCGAAAAAACACTGCCAGTCGGTGACAGAGGCAGCAAAAAAGGCGCGAGGATGGGGACTTGATGATGAGGGTAAAAACTCAAGTGGACTTCACCAGCTTTTAGAGTGGTACTGCGGAACGAAGGAAGATAATGCAAACAATCAGAAGTGTTATGGTGTTGAAATAAAATACCACTACTTAGGGCGGGAAAGGAACCCAATTGATTGCAAAGGAACGGGCTATACGGCTGTGTTTTACCTAGATGTATCCTCGGAAACGATGAAACAGGCCTTAGAGGAttgggacaaaaaaaagccgGAAGCAACAGACCACGACCGCAACGCATGGAGGGCAGATTACACCAAAACGATGGATGAGCTAACGAAACTCGAGGAATCGTATagcaaaggtaaaaagacTTGTGATGATGTATCTGGCTTTTACAATGCAGCACATGTCGTTCATAGCGGATTGAGTGCAGGCAAGCCACTCAGCGAAGTTTTAGTGGAAGCCAAGGAAGCAAGCAAAAGGGGTGCGAAAATTACAAACCCTGGAGGTGCCGCTCCCGAGGCCACACAGCGAGGGGTTGGCACTTCAACTGGAGAGAGTGGGGCAACAGAGACAACAGGAggatcatcatcatcatcatcaacaggaacaggaacaACAAGCGGAACAGAATCAGAGGTCGTTGGAGCTGATGCCGATTTTGGTGACCTCCTAGAGACTAGTGATAGATCAGCACTAAGCAGTAAGATCAAGGAGAGCAAGGTAATACTTATGGCTGTTCTCATACCTGTCGCTATCCTCGCGATTATTACAGCTgtggtgcttgtgtttgtgagacGAAGAAGAGGTAATGCTGAAGATGTAATTGATGAGAAAGGTGAGGCAGTTTCTTCACCTGACAAAAAGGGTGGGGCAACCTCTCCATGTTACAGGAAGGAATGA
- a CDS encoding T. brucei spp.-specific protein gives MFRYHESIREIRIDECELLRNVDVREANNPLKLIIEKCKALEDVYVGGCVKMEVIDIRECVGLQKVRGLKHVKELRELNLSGCRNLREITGIHRYEDTRLEKLNVKCCEKLEDLRFLRYCRVLKSIVISDSVVTQERLKLFNYRVEVVSETEYYSKRSGDNDTSHSTHNDQVVR, from the coding sequence ATGTTCAGATATCATGAGAGTATAAGGGAAATACGAATTGATGAGTGTGAGCTCTTGCGTAATGTTGATGTGCGTGAAGCAAATAATCCTCTCAAACTGATCATTGAAAAGTGTAAAGCGTTGGAAGATGTATATGTGGGTGGATGTGTAAAGATGGAGGTTATTGATATTCGTGAATGTGTCGGCTTACAGAAGGTAAGAGGACTAAAACATGTGAAGGAATTGCGGGAATTGAATTTATCTGGGTGTCGAAACCTGCGAGAGATAACTGGAATACACAGGTATGAGGACACGAGGTTGGAGAAGCTGAATGTTAAGTGTTGTGAGAAGCTGGAGGATTTGAGATTTTTGAGATATTGTAGGGTGTTGAAGAGTATTGTGATTTCTGATAGTGTGGTTACACAGGAGAGGCTGAAATTATTCAACTACAGGGTGGAAGTTGTCAGTGAAACAGAATACTATTCAAAACGTAGCGGTGACAATGACACCTCCCACTCAACTCATAACGACCAAGTTGTTAGGTAG
- a CDS encoding 65 kDa invariant surface glycoprotein, putative has product MIRYSLVAVTFAGLLLRVVETNEEAKLTKDGALALCKLTDLSNTVATKRADKIKDKTEGFAGDIQWWLESLERWLQTLQDPGQSNNGYSKLSDADVKKVKDIYEKAKDKLNEQLPEAKKWGEEAKKHCQSVTEAAKKARGWGLDDDGQNSSGLHQVLEWWCGTKEGNAKNNNCEGVKFKTHYSGTERNTIDCEGVGHKTTLYNDISSGTMKQALEDWEKKKPQGEEPVKNNWKTHYNTTVQKLKELEESHHKGKKTHDDVSGFYNAAHVVHSGLSAGKPLSEVLVEAKEASKRGAKITNPGGAAPEATQRGVGTSTGEGGATETTGGSSSSSTGTGTTSETESEVVGADADFGDLLETSDRSALSSKIKESKVILMAVLIPVAILAIITAVVLVFVRRRRGNAEDVIDEKGEAVSSPDKKGGATSPCYRKE; this is encoded by the coding sequence ATGATAAGGTATTCCTTGGTTGCGGTTACCTTTGCAGGTTTACTGCTACGAGTGGTGGAAACAAATGAGGAAGCGAAGTTGACCAAAGATGGCGCGTTGGCGCTGTGTAAGCTGACGGATCTTTCCAATACTGTCGCAACCAAAAGAGCAGACAAGATAAAAGATAAAACCGAAGGTTTTGCAGGTGACATACAGTGGTGGTTGGAAAGCTTGGAACGCTGGTTACAAACGCTACAAGACCCTGGACAGAGTAACAATGGCTATTCGAAACTTTCGGACGCTGATGTTAAAAAGGTGAAGGACATATACGAAAAGGCAAAGGATAAATTGAATGAACAGTTGCCAGAAGCTAAAAAATGGGGCGAGGAAGCGAAAAAACACTGCCAGTCGGTGACAGAGGCAGCAAAAAAGGCGCGAGGATGGGGACTTGATGATGACGGCCAAAACTCCAGTGGACTTCACCAGGTTTTAGAGTGGTGGTGCGGAacgaaggaaggaaatgctAAGAACAACAATTGTGAAGGAGTTAAATTCAAGACTCACTATTCAGGGACGGAAAGGAATACCATTGACTGTGAGGGAGTGGGTCACAAAACAACACTTTATAACGATATATCCTCAGGGACGATGAAACAAGCCTTAGAGGattgggagaagaaaaaaccaCAGGGCGAAGAACCAGTCAAAAACAACTGGAAAACCCACTACAATACAACAGTACAAAAGCTTAAGGAGCTAGAAGAGTCACACCATAAAGGTAAAAAGACTCATGATGATGTATCTGGCTTTTACAATGCAGCACATGTCGTTCATAGCGGATTGAGTGCAGGCAAGCCACTCAGCGAAGTTTTAGTGGAAGCCAAGGAAGCAAGCAAAAGGGGTGCGAAAATTACAAACCCTGGAGGTGCCGCTCCCGAGGCCACACAGCGAGGGGTTGGCACTTCAACTGGAGAGGGTGgggcaacagaaacaacaggaggatcatcatcatcatcaacaggaacaggaacaACAAGTGAAACAGAATCAGAGGTCGTTGGAGCTGATGCCGATTTTGGTGACCTCCTGGAGACTAGTGATAGATCAGCACTAAGCAGTAAGATCAAGGAGAGCAAGGTAATACTTATGGCTGTTCTCATACCTGTCGCTATCCTCGCGATTATTACAGCCgtggtgcttgtgtttgtgagacGAAGAAGAGGTAATGCTGAAGATGTAATTGATGAGAAAGGTGAGGCAGTTTCTTCACCTGACAAAAAGGGTGGGGCAACCTCTCCATGTTACAGGAAGGAATGA
- a CDS encoding receptor-type adenylate cyclase GRESAG 4,putative — translation MNDRTSLLGSKWRKRGGEKSVHVKGSANGVGVGLRCEGKDNSRVPRLWVSLFMFSLLMLLPMPLRASVHSGDNVTVTVLCLMRGLRAPSPIGDAIISGFNSSLAARNWTAARNVHVVPVSWGSYGNQSIDALDKKLSNKSELLVLLGPLSDRDVLAVTPLLEKHNVIAFAPVTGSSGLRKWTPHLYFLGADPVAELIALIYYALSQLRPLRLGLMHLHNTSYGEVQYELTMRLISRMGRDLCGVFALESSDYGSASGEVFNAMWSRFASLHPQGVLVLGPPNTDTFKFLLAVPSDERTKDMYILAPSALQPAISIIAEELRRSGKVAFASGQVIITGTNPLATDVKHHAVRRFQKEMRSYLKAQKNESSPGGEDHFLKHATTGKLAVLGWVAGETLLQALSNREWLTSREEFKKSLYNQRRYVIDDLVIGDYGGECTGSAAAQGATCRCNQGGHVIYMNRLEENGNLSPLADGLITRDVSGCYSDSGGLHAPLIGLFILTLDDPIALRAATIMRNAASVSVSRGHHEQSNRLFMHTLPALSDGLTGSLQQELNTRTVTAVFGVVHPTIMRTPGLAFIDPVPLTPQLNRRMKNVIHLSPTLEQQLFVLAAYISSSSGSGVRAVIRGEDSNAIGDVLTRTLATFGVTPHSLVTARVNETIEGALPVYGNVFIIGLTASDVGSVVAHMERNPDVHVLVPFFDVVLLYDEVLKAFNGSSSANRLLIATNLPHWAEVHSSSEIVQGFHAALPDPAQWTPLALVGFAAARVVRTIIPRIEKVTGETVINLFYNNIGVSAGDMYYGPFNHGECVNDDVDGLGDGGCAVNYGATRISVWSMARVLNASVPALALPVTPSMQYHDPNAAGSTGSTLIGIVVGSLFTVFLFVAIVVCQLYFAQRSARDNGNAPKELSDPVTLVFTDIESSTAQWSAYPELMPDAVDLHHRLIRSLIVRYNCYEVKTVGDSFMIACKDPFAAVQLAHDLQRTFLHHNWGTTAFDELYRDMERRRAEEEEGYTPPSAHLDPNVYDQLWSGLRVRVGIHTGLCEIRNDEVTKGYDYYGHTSNMAARTEGVADGGQVLMTRATYMSLRAEERRQFDVTALAPVELRGVNAPVEIWQLNAVPGRIFAALDIDKDTCVFGDSSEGSISSGERGLSGNAITRSAQTIVDSLNALLGTFTAAQRRKALMPFCERWRVALPPEAGFVWSDDYCRQVIHIVAAKVGKVIDHTVVSQSTGRSTSIATGQLSDIDGFTVTL, via the coding sequence ATGAACGACAGGACGAGTTTACTCGGGAGcaaatggagaaaaagaggaggagaaaagtcCGTCCACGTTAAAGGGAGCGCCaatggtgttggtgttggccTTCGCTGTGAAGGGAAGGATAACTCAAGAGTCCCAAGGTTGTGGGTGTCATTGTTTATGTTTTCGCTGTTGATGTTGCTTCCGATGCCACTGCGGGCTTCCGTGCATTCGGGAGATAACGTTACAGTGACTGTGCTGTGCCTTATGCGTGGCCTCCGTGCTCCCTCACCAATTGGTGATGCCATCATTTCTGGTTTCAACAGCTCGCTCGCTGCGCGTAATTGGACTGCAGCGCGAAATGTGCACGTTGTTCCTGTAAGCTGGGGATCTTATGGTAATCAAAGCATTGATGCGCTTGACAAGAAACTTTCAAACAAATCGGAATTACTGGTGCTGCTCGGGCCGTTGAGTGACCGTGATGTCTTAGCCGTGACACCTCTACTCGAAAAGCACAATGTAATTGCCTTCGCCCCAGTTACTGGGTCAAGCGGGCTCCGCAAGTGGACACCGCATTTGTACTTCCTTGGAGCCGATCCTGTTGCCGAACTCATCGCCCTCATTTACTACGCACTGAGTCAACTACGACCACTTCGATTGGGTTTAATGCATTTGCACAATACCTCTTATGGTGAGGTACAGTATGAACTCACGATGAGGCTGATTTCAAGAATGGGGCGTGATCTCTGCGGAGTTTTTGCGCTAGAAAGTTCCGATTATGGTTCGGCTAGCGGTGAAGTCTTCAATGCGATGTGGAGTCGATTCGCTTCCTTGCATCCGCAGGGTGTGCTTGTATTAGGGCCTCCCAACACAGATACGTTCAAGTTTCTTTTGGCGGTGCCTTCGGACGAACGCACAAAAGATATGTACATCCTGGCCCCATCTGCGCTGCAGCCAGCTATTAGCATCATAGCTGAAGAACTCCGTCGAAGTGGAAAGGTCGCCTTTGCGTCAGGTCAAGTTATTATCACGGGAACAAACCCGCTCGCAACCGACGTCAAACACCATGCCGTACGACGGTTTCAGAAGGAAATGAGGTCATATCTAAAGGCGCAAAAGAACGAAAGTAGCCCCGGTGGTGAAGACCATTTTCTCAAGCATGCCACCACTGGGAAGCTGGCGGTGCTTGGATGGGTTGCCGGTGAGACACTGCTGCAAGCGCTAAGCAATCGCGAGTGGCTAACGAGCAGGgaagaatttaaaaaatcgcTGTACAATCAGCGCCGGTACGTGATTGATGACCTCGTCATTGGTGACTACGGTGGCGAATGCACAGGCTCCGCAGCCGCTCAGGGCGCTACATGCCGTTGTAACCAGGGTGGGCATGTGATTTACATGAACAGGTTGGAAGAGAACGGTAACCTTTCGCCCTTGGCGGATGGGCTAATCACGCGCGACGTATCAGGGTGCTACAGTGATTCCGGTGGGTTGCACGCTCCGCTAATCGGTCTTTTCATCCTAACATTAGATGACCCCATTGCATTAAGGGCGGCGACAATTATGCGCAATGCGGCATCGGTCAGCGTTAGTAGGGGGCATCATGAGCAGTCGAATAGGTTATTTATGCATACGCTTCCCGCACTTTCAGATGGACTGACTGGTAGCTTGCAGCAAGAGTTGAATACCAGGACAGTTACAGCCGTATTTGGCGTAGTGCATCCTACAATAATGCGGACGCCGGGTTTGGCGTTCATTGATCCCGTGCCCCTCACCCCACAGCTAAATCGCCGTATGAAGAATGTGATCCATTTGTCGCCTACACTTGAGCAACAACTCTTCGTGTTGGCGGCATACATTtcgagcagcagcggcagcggcgtGCGGGCCGTCATTCGGGGGGAGGACTCTAATGCAATCGGGGACGTACTGACAAGGACGCTCGCGACATTTGGTGTGACGCCGCATTCTCTGGTGACAGCACGAGTCAATGAAACAATAGAAGGTGCACTTCCTGTTTACGGCAATGTGTTCATTATTGGTCTCACTGCCAGCGATGTTGGTTCAGTAGTGGCACACATGGAACGCAACCCGGACGTACATGTGCTGGTTCCGTTCTTCGATGTTGTGCTTCTATACGATGAGGTTTTGAAAGCTTTCAACGGTAGCTCAAGCGCCAACCGACTGCTAATTGCAACAAACCTGCCGCACTGGGCAGAGGTCCACAGCTCATCCGAAATCGTACAGGGGTTTCACGCCGCGCTTCCAGACCCAGCGCAGTGGACGCCATTGGCATTGGTGGGTTTCGCCGCCGCACGAGTAGTTCGGACTATCATTCCGCGTATAGAAAAGGTGACCGGGGAGACGGTGATTAATCTTTTCTATAACAACATCGGTGTGAGTGCCGGCGATATGTACTATGGCCCTTTCAACCATGGCGAGTGTGTTAACGACGATGTCGATGGTCTTGGCGATGGTGGATGTGCTGTGAACTATGGAGCAACCCGCATCTCCGTGTGGTCGATGGCACGTGTGTTGAATGCCTCTGTACCCGCTCTCGCTCTACCCGTCACGCCGTCGATGCAATATCATGACCCGAACGCGGCTGGATCTACAGGCTCAACGCTCATAGGCATCGTCGTTGGTTCTCTCTTCACtgtgtttctgtttgtgGCGATAGTTGTTTGTCAATTGTACTTCGCACAGCGTAGTGCCCGTGACAACGGGAATGCGCCGAAGGAACTGTCAGATCCTGTGACGCTTGTTTTCACAGACATTGAAAGCAGCACTGCGCAGTGGTCGGCATACCCCGAGTTGATGCCCGATGCTGTTGACCTGCACCACCGCTTGATTCGGTCACTTATTGTGCGATACAACTGTTATGAGGTAAAGACGGTTGGAGACTCCTTCATGATTGCTTGCAAGGACCCCTTCGCTGCCGTACAGCTTGCACATGATCTGCAACGGACATTCTTGCACCACAACTGGGGGACGACTGCGTTCGATGAGCTCTACCGAGATATGGAGCGGCGGcgagctgaagaagaagaggggtaTACTCCGCCGTCCGCACATCTGGATCCTAACGTGTACGACCAGCTGTGGAGTGGcctgcgtgtgcgtgttggGATTCACACCGGGTTATGCGAAATTCGGAATGATGAGGTTACTAAAGGATATGACTACTACGGACACACATCAAACATGGCAGCGCGGACGGAAGGTGTGGCAGATGGTGGGCAGGTGTTAATGACACGTGCGACATACATGTCGCTGAGGGCCGAGGAACGGCGGCAGTTTGATGTCACCGCACTTGCTCCCGTTGAACTTCGCGGTGTGAACGCACCTGTGGAAATATGGCAACTGAATGCTGTGCCGGGAAGGATCTTTGCAGCGCTGGATATCGATAAGGACACTTGTGTCTTCGGTGATAGCTCTGAAGGCTCTATTTCCAGCGGCGAACGCGGTCTCTCAGGCAATGCAATAACGCGTTCAGCCCAAACTATTGTCGACTCCCTCAATGCCCTACTGGGCACGTTTACAGCCGCACAACGACGGAAAGCATTGATGCCCTTTTGCGAACGGTGGCGTGTTGCGTTGCCACCCGAGGCAGGATTCGTATGGAGCGATGACTACTGTAGGCAAGTCATACATATTGTTGCTGCGAAGGTTGGAAAGGTCATAGATCACACTGTGGTCTCTCAATCCACGGGACGCAGCACAAGTATCGCCACTGGGCAGTTGAGCGATATTGATGGCTTTACGGTAACGTTATGA
- a CDS encoding T. brucei spp.-specific protein — MFRYHESIREIRIDECELLRNVDVREANNPLKLIIEKCKALEDVYVGGCVKMEVIDIRECVGLQKVRGLKHVKELRELNLSGCRNLREITGIHRYEDTRLEKLNVKCCEKLEDLRFLRYCRVLKSIVISDSVVTQESVKLFNYRVEVVSETEYYSKRSGDNDTSHSTHNEQVVR, encoded by the coding sequence ATGTTCAGATATCATGAGAGTATAAGGGAAATACGAATTGATGAGTGTGAGCTCTTGCGTAATGTTGATGTGCGTGAAGCAAATAATCCTCTCAAACTGATCATTGAAAAGTGTAAAGCGTTGGAAGATGTATATGTGGGTGGATGTGTAAAGATGGAGGTTATTGATATTCGTGAATGTGTCGGCTTACAGAAGGTAAGAGGACTAAAACATGTGAAGGAATTGCGGGAATTGAATTTATCTGGGTGTCGAAACCTGCGAGAGATAACTGGAATACACAGATATGAAGACACGAGGTTGGAGAAACTGAATGTTAAGTGTTGTGAAAAGCTGGAGGATTTGAGATTTTTGAGATATTGCAGGGTGCTGAAGAGTATTGTGATTTCTGATAGTGTGGTTACACAAGAGAGCGTGAAGTTATTCAACTACAGGGTGGAAGTTGTCAGTGAAACAGAATACTATTCAAAACGTAGCGGTGACAATGACACCTCCCACTCAACTCATAATGAACAAGTTGTTAGGTAG
- a CDS encoding T. brucei spp.-specific protein, with product MQIYSCVRKCVHDIFFFLPDYYQDKGKMNIVAKRAREETEVPYSYFQETLKIAKFGGLKNLVILSREFTATKSLDIKQCDEFKTFKGVEQLQGLQKITVTDSRTVSELEPLKHCKALESLKLTHCQGIGRLKGLGQCKALKSFLVSNCGSIKSFSMFRYHESIREIRIDECELLRNVDVREANNLLKLIIEKCKALEDVYVGGCVKMEVIDIRECVGLQKVRGLKHVKELRELNLSGCRNLREITGIHRYEDTRLEKLNVKCCEKLEDLRFLRYCRVLKSIVISDSVVTQERLKLFNYRVEVVSETEYYSKRSGDNDTSHSTHNEQVVR from the coding sequence ATGCAGATATACTCATGCGTCAGAAAATGTGTGCAtgacatctttttttttctccctgaTTACTACCAAGACAAAGGCAAAATGAACATTGTGGCGAAGAGGGCGAGAGAAGAAACGGAAGTTCCGTATAGTTATTTCCAAGAAACTCTAAAGATTGCGAAATTTGGGGGTTTAAAAAACTTGGTGATACTTTCCCGTGAATTCACCGCCACCAAAAGCCTGGATATAAAACAATGTGATGAGTTCAAAACCTTTAAAGGAGTGGAACAGTTACAAGGTTTACAGAAAATAACGGTTACAGACAGTCGCACAGTTTCTGAATTAGAACCTCTGAAGCATTGCAAAGCGTTAGAAAGTTTAAAACTCACGCACTGTCAGGGTATAGGCAGGTTAAAGGGCTTGGGGCAATGTAAAGCCTTGAAGAGCTTTCTTGTGAGTAATTGTGGCAGTATTAAAAGTTTTAGTATGTTCAGGTATCATGAGAGTATAAGAGAAATACGAATTGATGAGTGTGAGCTCTTGCGTAATGTTGATGTGCGTGAAGCAAATAATCTTCTCAAACTGATCATTGAAAAGTGTAAAGCGTTGGAAGATGTATATGTGGGTGGATGTGTAAAGATGGAGGTTATTGATATTCGTGAATGTGTCGGCTTACAGAAGGTAAGAGGACTAAAACATGTGAAGGAATTGCGGGAATTGAATTTATCTGGGTGTCGAAACCTGCGAGAGATAACTGGAATACACAGGTATGAGGACACGAGGTTGGAGAAGCTGAATGTTAAGTGTTGTGAGAAGCTGGAGGATTTGAGATTTTTGAGATATTGTAGGGTGCTGAAGAGTATTGTGATTTCTGATAGTGTGGTTACACAGGAGAGGCTGAAATTATTCAACTACAGGGTGGAAGTTGTCAGTGAAACAGAATACTATTCAAAACGTAGCGGTGACAATGACACCTCCCACTCAACTCATAATGAACAAGTTGTTAGGTAG